A genomic segment from Actinoplanes sichuanensis encodes:
- a CDS encoding ATP-binding protein, protein MANLGDVMDDVRWQGFVGRAAQVAAFDDALAGRSERRVLFVHGPGGVGKTTLLLYLRSRARRAGRRAVYLDGSALDPSPEGFVHAVQSADTGTAPVLLVDGYEHLAPIDGWLRRDLIPTLPADGVVVVAGRDAPAPAWRADLGWRGLVAVHCLGNLDEADSTALLERAGVAAPDREAIMRLGRGHPLALALLADAALTGTVPKTLADAPDLISALIASMVHDAPTDAHLVGLGTCAKVLLTTEDLLRRTVGDDAPRVWEWLRDRPFVTVRPHGLTPHDLTRAVLEAEFERRFPDRYRDLHRIIHDYVVTGLLTSSGTHRQLLAQQLAQLHREGPFSAQFRAVATDGTVALARARPEELPGAAELIGTHVGPRSAELAHGWFTERPAGASVVRVGDGIGGFVYHARCPSGSLTENQDPVIRAILDHVARTAPLRPGEQIDVSRFMFGHDGEQSDAYAVFAGSISSIIEWCGRPLAWAFIVSVEPSFWGPFFDYLAFREILEVTFDGRRHVVYGNDWRRFGVHAWLELMQEREQSGGTGPPPDCMQQPAPLSRDTFDAAVRAALPNLCRPDRLAASRLVGTHLGTDAAAVRTALRTAVDELAGLPRGDRLRAVLHRTYVSPAPTQEAAAEVLGLPFSTYRRHLAKAVDELTERLWAGETGQETTGD, encoded by the coding sequence ATGGCGAACCTGGGCGACGTCATGGACGACGTTCGGTGGCAGGGCTTCGTCGGCCGAGCGGCGCAGGTGGCCGCCTTCGACGACGCCCTGGCCGGACGGTCGGAGCGCCGCGTGCTGTTCGTCCACGGTCCCGGCGGCGTCGGCAAGACCACTCTCCTGCTGTATCTGCGCAGCCGGGCGCGGCGAGCCGGCCGTCGCGCCGTCTACCTGGACGGCAGCGCTCTCGATCCGTCCCCGGAAGGCTTCGTGCACGCCGTCCAGTCAGCCGACACCGGCACCGCGCCGGTGCTGCTGGTCGACGGATACGAGCATCTCGCCCCGATCGACGGCTGGTTACGCCGCGACCTCATCCCCACTCTGCCCGCCGACGGTGTCGTGGTCGTCGCCGGCCGCGACGCGCCCGCGCCGGCCTGGCGGGCCGATCTGGGCTGGCGGGGACTGGTCGCCGTGCACTGCCTGGGCAACCTGGACGAGGCCGACAGCACCGCCCTGCTCGAGCGGGCCGGTGTCGCCGCACCGGACCGGGAGGCGATCATGCGGTTGGGCCGTGGCCACCCACTCGCGCTCGCCCTGCTCGCCGACGCGGCGCTGACCGGCACGGTGCCGAAAACCCTCGCCGACGCGCCGGACCTGATCTCGGCACTGATCGCGTCGATGGTGCACGACGCACCGACCGACGCCCACCTGGTCGGCCTGGGCACCTGCGCCAAGGTGTTGCTGACCACCGAGGACCTGTTGCGGCGGACGGTCGGCGACGACGCACCGCGGGTCTGGGAGTGGCTGCGGGATCGGCCGTTCGTCACCGTCAGGCCGCACGGCCTGACACCGCACGACTTGACGCGCGCCGTTCTGGAGGCCGAGTTCGAGCGGCGCTTCCCCGACCGTTACCGCGATCTGCACAGGATCATCCACGACTACGTCGTCACCGGTCTGCTCACCTCCTCCGGCACGCATCGTCAGCTGCTCGCACAGCAACTCGCCCAGCTGCACCGGGAAGGTCCGTTCAGCGCCCAGTTCCGCGCCGTGGCAACGGACGGAACCGTCGCACTGGCGCGGGCGCGCCCGGAGGAACTTCCCGGTGCCGCCGAGCTGATCGGCACTCATGTGGGTCCCCGGTCGGCCGAGCTGGCCCACGGCTGGTTCACCGAGCGGCCGGCCGGTGCCAGTGTGGTGCGTGTCGGGGACGGCATCGGCGGCTTCGTCTACCACGCGCGATGCCCGTCCGGTTCCCTCACCGAAAATCAGGATCCGGTGATACGTGCGATTCTCGATCATGTCGCCCGCACCGCACCCTTGAGACCCGGTGAGCAGATCGACGTATCGCGGTTCATGTTCGGTCACGACGGCGAGCAGAGTGACGCGTACGCGGTCTTCGCCGGTTCCATCTCCTCGATCATCGAATGGTGCGGCCGGCCGCTCGCGTGGGCTTTCATCGTGTCGGTGGAACCGTCGTTCTGGGGCCCCTTCTTCGACTATCTCGCCTTCCGCGAGATCCTCGAGGTGACCTTCGACGGCCGGCGTCACGTGGTGTACGGCAACGACTGGCGCCGCTTCGGAGTCCACGCCTGGCTCGAACTCATGCAGGAACGGGAGCAGTCCGGCGGCACCGGCCCACCACCGGACTGCATGCAACAGCCCGCGCCGCTGAGCCGGGACACGTTCGACGCCGCCGTACGCGCCGCGCTGCCGAACCTGTGCCGGCCGGACCGGCTCGCCGCGTCACGCCTGGTCGGCACCCATCTGGGCACCGACGCCGCCGCGGTGCGCACGGCGTTGCGCACGGCGGTGGACGAGCTGGCCGGGCTGCCGCGCGGTGATCGGCTCCGCGCGGTGCTGCACCGCACGTACGTCAGTCCCGCTCCCACCCAGGAAGCCGCGGCGGAGGTGCTCGGCCTGCCGTTCAGTACCTACCGGCGGCACCTCGCCAAGGCGGTGGACGAGCTCACCGAACGACTCTGGGCCGGCGAGACCGGACAGGAAACGACCGGCGACTGA
- a CDS encoding FAD-dependent monooxygenase, which yields MTTTTILGAGLAGLTTAMMLNRDGHQVTVLERDPAAPADRPWDDWDRPGVNQFRLPHYLLPRWWAELRAELPDAAAAVREAGAVVINPLAALPPEIRGPDRDDDDRFTTVTARRPVLEAALAAAAATAGVTIRRGVRVVGVRTDGRHPVPRVTGVTTTGGTVDSDLVIDCGGRRSALPARLAAAGARPVAEERADAGFVYYARHFRSPHGRLPEITSMLIQPYDSLSVLTLPADHGTWSVVLTTSGKDKVLRALREPAVWSAAVSRYPAAVPWLGGEPITGVDVMAGLEDRLRRYVVDGRPVATGVVAVGDAWACTNPSLGRGASFAIIHARVLRDVLREVGAADHDKLVHRFDEATAQVVEPLYRATSYVDTHRLAEIDGDVAGVPYRPDDPRWLASKALFAAALRDPGALRGYLSISSLLNTPDEVFATPGLRDRVLALGLPAPQYPLPGPSRAELLDAVTAGAR from the coding sequence ATGACGACGACAACGATTCTTGGTGCCGGCCTCGCCGGCCTGACCACCGCGATGATGCTCAACCGTGACGGTCACCAGGTGACCGTCCTGGAACGTGACCCGGCCGCGCCCGCCGACCGGCCGTGGGACGACTGGGACCGGCCCGGGGTGAACCAGTTCCGGCTGCCGCACTATCTGCTGCCGCGCTGGTGGGCGGAGTTGCGCGCCGAACTGCCCGACGCCGCGGCCGCCGTGCGCGAAGCCGGCGCCGTCGTGATCAACCCGTTGGCGGCCCTGCCGCCGGAGATCCGCGGCCCGGACCGCGACGACGACGACCGGTTCACCACGGTGACGGCTCGCCGCCCGGTCCTGGAGGCAGCGCTGGCGGCGGCCGCCGCCACTGCCGGGGTCACCATCCGGCGCGGCGTACGAGTCGTCGGCGTACGCACCGACGGCCGCCACCCGGTCCCCCGGGTCACCGGTGTCACCACCACCGGCGGCACGGTCGACTCCGACCTCGTGATCGACTGTGGCGGCCGCCGGTCCGCACTGCCCGCCCGGCTGGCCGCGGCCGGGGCACGGCCGGTCGCCGAGGAACGAGCCGACGCGGGCTTCGTCTACTACGCCCGCCACTTCCGGTCGCCGCACGGCCGGCTCCCCGAGATCACGTCGATGCTGATCCAACCGTACGACTCGCTGTCGGTGCTGACGCTGCCGGCCGACCACGGCACCTGGAGCGTCGTGCTGACCACCAGCGGCAAGGACAAGGTGCTACGGGCACTCCGCGAACCGGCGGTCTGGTCGGCGGCGGTGAGCCGCTATCCGGCGGCCGTACCGTGGCTGGGCGGCGAACCGATCACCGGTGTGGACGTGATGGCCGGGCTGGAGGACAGGCTGCGCCGGTACGTCGTCGACGGCCGCCCGGTAGCCACCGGCGTCGTCGCGGTCGGCGACGCGTGGGCCTGCACCAACCCGTCGCTGGGCCGCGGCGCCTCCTTCGCCATCATCCACGCCCGCGTCCTGCGCGACGTCCTCCGCGAGGTCGGTGCCGCCGACCACGACAAGCTGGTCCACCGGTTCGACGAGGCCACGGCACAGGTCGTCGAACCGCTCTACCGCGCCACCAGCTACGTCGACACGCACCGGCTGGCCGAGATCGACGGTGACGTCGCCGGTGTGCCGTACCGGCCGGACGACCCGCGCTGGCTCGCTTCGAAGGCGCTGTTCGCCGCCGCACTCCGCGACCCCGGAGCGCTGCGCGGCTACCTGTCGATCAGCTCGTTGCTGAACACCCCCGACGAAGTCTTCGCGACGCCGGGCCTGCGCGACCGGGTCCTGGCCCTCGGCCTGCCGGCGCCGCAGTACCCGCTGCCCGGGCCGTCCCGCGCCGAACTTCTGGACGCCGTCACCGCGGGTGCCCGATGA
- the gntF gene encoding guanitoxin biosynthesis pre-guanitoxin forming N-methyltransferase GntF: MVRSLVPPTDDATRSPMSPPAAWTASLAATAASTYALDVCATAAGAGLVASGSLAELGHRPVLAFLLVTYTVWVFGLHANVKANASLLSATGTSTNVLSKLAYDITRRRWGEGRAARLAAAVGYTGTEVAKEVPYYTAAFGAAAVTDSITTDEALVFLAGANLGAALYEAALARLTRILLRRRCGPASFDTDWVPAEYLTDYYRTVEPDEIATIAFLVDAMRHAERDQPILYFGTGPTLHHVFACAETASEIHLGDYLPENLAEIQRWIDRAPDAHDWRPFVRYTLQCEGNTGPTDDDVTAREDLTRAKITTLVRVDARHPQPVNRNYPTVVSAYCADSATGDRATWELFMRHITGLVQPGGLFLTAALRRCRGYTVGGKTFPGADIDERDLRAALRPDFDLPHEGIEVIHTAQHDSHGYTAILLCRAYRAQPARTRIVG, from the coding sequence ATGGTCCGATCGCTCGTTCCGCCGACAGACGACGCCACGCGCTCACCGATGTCCCCGCCCGCCGCCTGGACCGCCAGCCTGGCGGCCACCGCAGCGTCCACCTACGCGTTGGACGTCTGCGCGACCGCCGCCGGAGCCGGTCTGGTCGCCTCCGGGTCACTCGCCGAACTCGGCCATCGACCGGTGCTGGCCTTCCTCCTCGTGACCTACACGGTCTGGGTGTTCGGGCTGCACGCCAACGTGAAGGCGAACGCGTCTCTGCTGTCAGCGACCGGGACGAGCACCAACGTGCTGTCCAAACTGGCGTACGACATCACCCGACGCCGGTGGGGCGAGGGCCGCGCCGCTCGCCTGGCCGCCGCCGTGGGATACACCGGCACCGAGGTCGCCAAGGAGGTGCCGTACTACACGGCCGCGTTCGGTGCCGCCGCCGTAACCGACTCGATCACCACTGATGAGGCACTCGTCTTCCTCGCCGGCGCCAACCTCGGCGCCGCGCTCTACGAAGCCGCACTCGCCCGCCTCACCCGGATCCTCCTTCGCCGACGATGCGGACCCGCGTCGTTCGACACGGACTGGGTGCCGGCCGAGTACCTCACCGACTACTACCGCACCGTCGAGCCGGACGAGATCGCAACGATCGCGTTCCTCGTCGACGCGATGCGGCACGCCGAACGCGATCAGCCGATCCTCTACTTCGGGACCGGTCCCACCCTGCATCACGTGTTCGCGTGCGCCGAGACAGCATCCGAGATCCATCTCGGCGACTATCTGCCGGAGAACCTGGCCGAGATCCAACGATGGATCGACCGTGCACCGGACGCCCACGACTGGCGGCCATTCGTCCGCTACACCCTGCAGTGCGAGGGCAACACCGGCCCGACCGACGACGACGTGACCGCACGCGAAGACCTCACCAGAGCAAAGATCACCACCTTGGTACGGGTGGACGCCCGCCACCCACAACCGGTGAATCGGAACTACCCGACGGTGGTCAGCGCCTACTGCGCGGACTCGGCGACCGGCGACCGCGCCACCTGGGAACTGTTCATGCGTCATATCACCGGCCTGGTTCAGCCGGGCGGTCTCTTCCTCACCGCGGCATTGCGCCGGTGCCGCGGATACACGGTCGGCGGCAAGACCTTCCCCGGCGCCGACATCGACGAGCGTGACCTGCGGGCGGCCCTACGGCCCGACTTCGACCTGCCGCACGAGGGGATCGAAGTGATACACACGGCTCAGCACGATTCCCACGGCTACACCGCGATCCTTCTCTGCCGGGCATACCGCGCCCAGCCGGCCCGCACGCGGATTGTCGGCTAG